Proteins encoded by one window of Synechococcus sp. WH 7805:
- the hisH gene encoding imidazole glycerol phosphate synthase subunit HisH — protein MALTTVGLIDYGMGNLHSVKTCFARLGQAITPVSSPKDLQRCDALILPGVGAFDPAMERLRHTGLVPHLAEWGRLDRPLLGICLGLQLLFESSEEGDSRGLGLFKGSVRRLPSGQGERIPHMGWAKLERCNPNPLLPAGEQSPWVYFVHSFAAHPVDETDLAANVGFGNDVATAMVWHGRVGACQFHPEKSGQAGAVLLTHWLSWLHAGAPLPA, from the coding sequence CTGGCTTTAACAACAGTCGGTTTGATCGATTACGGGATGGGGAACCTCCATTCCGTGAAAACTTGCTTCGCGCGCCTGGGACAAGCGATCACCCCCGTTAGTTCACCGAAGGATCTTCAGCGTTGCGATGCCTTGATCCTTCCAGGAGTCGGCGCGTTTGATCCGGCGATGGAACGACTCCGCCACACAGGATTGGTTCCCCACTTAGCCGAGTGGGGCCGTCTTGATCGTCCACTCCTTGGTATTTGCCTCGGCCTTCAGCTTCTTTTCGAAAGCAGTGAAGAGGGAGACTCTCGAGGTCTTGGTCTGTTCAAGGGCAGCGTCAGACGCTTACCAAGCGGTCAGGGTGAACGCATCCCCCACATGGGCTGGGCGAAATTAGAACGCTGCAATCCCAACCCCCTTTTGCCTGCAGGCGAACAATCGCCCTGGGTGTACTTCGTGCATTCATTCGCAGCCCATCCAGTCGATGAGACAGACCTCGCTGCCAATGTCGGTTTCGGCAACGACGTTGCCACGGCCATGGTCTGGCATGGACGCGTCGGAGCCTGTCAGTTTCACCCTGAGAAATCAGGACAAGCAGGAGCTGTTCTGTTGACGCACTGGCTCTCATGGCTCCATGCAGGGGCACCATTGCCCGCGTGA
- a CDS encoding carbohydrate ABC transporter permease: MARHQIRAAPAKDRITLRSLLQLLMLILLALVVLVPLLWLVSTSLKGPAEDIFTSPPALLPAQPSLDAYGRLFQDNPLGQYLLNSTIVSLVAVVANLLFCSLAAYPLARMQFAGRGLVLALVVATILIPFQVVMIPLYLLMVQLGLRNTLLALVIPQAATAFGLYLLRQSFLGVPVELEEAARIDGCSKLGEWWNVMIPAARADLITLAMFVFIGTWSDFLWPLVILDDPKLFTLPLGLQQLASSFSLDWRIVAAGSVVSILPVLILFVLLQRFILPTASGDAVKG; encoded by the coding sequence ATGGCCCGTCACCAGATCCGAGCGGCACCGGCGAAGGACCGCATCACGCTTCGCTCACTGCTTCAGCTTCTGATGCTGATCCTGCTGGCTTTGGTTGTGCTGGTTCCGCTGCTTTGGCTCGTGAGCACGTCGCTGAAAGGACCCGCAGAGGACATCTTCACCAGCCCCCCGGCGTTGCTTCCGGCACAACCGAGCCTCGACGCCTATGGCCGATTGTTCCAGGACAATCCTTTGGGGCAATACCTGCTGAATAGCACCATCGTGAGCCTGGTGGCCGTCGTGGCCAATCTTCTGTTTTGTTCGCTGGCGGCCTATCCCCTGGCGCGCATGCAATTTGCAGGACGAGGTCTGGTTCTGGCTCTGGTTGTTGCCACCATCCTCATTCCTTTTCAGGTGGTGATGATTCCTCTTTATCTCCTGATGGTGCAGCTGGGCCTTAGAAACACCCTTCTTGCTCTGGTGATTCCCCAGGCTGCAACGGCTTTTGGCCTTTATCTATTGCGCCAAAGTTTTCTCGGCGTGCCGGTGGAGTTGGAGGAGGCTGCTCGCATCGATGGCTGCAGCAAGTTGGGGGAATGGTGGAACGTGATGATTCCAGCGGCCCGGGCCGACCTCATCACATTGGCCATGTTTGTGTTCATCGGAACATGGAGTGACTTCCTCTGGCCCCTGGTCATCCTTGATGATCCCAAGCTATTCACTCTGCCCCTCGGACTCCAGCAGCTCGCCAGCAGCTTTTCCCTTGACTGGCGGATCGTCGCTGCTGGTTCGGTGGTGTCAATCCTTCCTGTCCTGATCCTATTTGTGTTGCTTCAGCGTTTCATTTTGCCCACCGCCAGTGGGGATGCGGTCAAGGGCTAA
- the crtL gene encoding lycopene beta cyclase: MADRVDVLVLGGGPAALCISSELNQRGVTVAGVAPDPVDAPWPNTYGIWANELKAVGLDHLLEHRWSDTVSYFGAGGSTAQDHSQVHGIDYGLFDRAALQRYWLGRAEGVRWHQGRAERVQAGSAITTVTCASGETLRARLVIDASGSRTPHIRRPDQGPVAGQAAYGVVGRFSKAPIEAGRFVLMDYRCDHLSAAQRQEPPTFLYAMDLGDGLFFVEETSLAFAPGVPYDVLKQRLQQRLALRGVQITEVIHEEFCLFPMNLPLPDRSQSVLAFGGAASMVHPASGYMVGALLRRGPDLAQALAVALANPALGSEALARRGWQALWPTELVLRHQLYQFGLGRLMGFNEALLRTHFATFFSLPQEEWFGFLTNTLPLPRLMAVMLRLFALSPWELRRGLVLGFPSAQSPMFTQSAG; this comes from the coding sequence TTGGCCGATCGGGTGGATGTTTTGGTGTTGGGGGGCGGTCCTGCCGCTCTCTGCATCTCCTCGGAACTGAACCAACGGGGCGTGACTGTTGCTGGTGTCGCCCCTGATCCCGTCGATGCGCCCTGGCCGAATACCTACGGCATCTGGGCTAATGAATTGAAAGCGGTCGGGCTCGATCACCTGCTGGAGCATCGCTGGAGCGACACGGTCAGCTACTTCGGTGCAGGCGGATCAACGGCGCAAGATCACAGCCAAGTCCATGGAATCGACTACGGCCTGTTTGATCGGGCCGCTTTGCAGCGCTACTGGTTGGGTCGGGCTGAGGGGGTGCGCTGGCATCAGGGCCGCGCGGAAAGGGTGCAGGCTGGGTCTGCGATCACCACAGTGACCTGTGCATCCGGCGAAACCTTGCGGGCGCGCCTGGTGATCGATGCCTCTGGCTCGCGCACACCGCACATCCGGCGGCCCGATCAGGGGCCAGTGGCCGGACAAGCCGCCTACGGCGTGGTGGGCCGTTTCTCCAAGGCACCGATCGAGGCGGGCCGGTTTGTGCTGATGGATTACCGCTGCGATCACCTCAGCGCGGCGCAGCGCCAGGAACCGCCAACCTTTCTCTATGCCATGGATCTCGGCGATGGGCTGTTCTTCGTGGAGGAGACCTCGCTGGCGTTCGCACCGGGGGTTCCCTACGACGTGCTCAAGCAACGGCTGCAGCAACGGCTTGCTCTGCGCGGCGTTCAGATCACCGAGGTGATCCATGAAGAGTTCTGCTTGTTTCCGATGAACCTGCCCCTGCCCGATCGAAGCCAGTCGGTGTTGGCTTTCGGTGGTGCGGCGAGCATGGTGCATCCTGCTTCGGGCTACATGGTGGGGGCGTTGCTGCGGCGTGGGCCGGATCTGGCCCAGGCGCTGGCGGTGGCGCTGGCGAATCCAGCCCTGGGATCAGAGGCATTGGCCCGGCGTGGCTGGCAAGCGCTTTGGCCCACCGAACTGGTGTTGCGCCATCAGCTCTATCAGTTCGGGCTTGGGCGGTTGATGGGGTTCAACGAAGCCTTGCTGCGCACCCATTTCGCCACCTTCTTTTCGCTTCCTCAGGAGGAGTGGTTTGGCTTCCTCACCAACACCCTGCCCTTGCCGAGGCTGATGGCGGTGATGCTCCGCTTGTTTGCCCTTTCCCCGTGGGAGCTGCGGCGAGGCTTGGTGTTGGGCTTCCCTTCTGCTCAGTCGCCGATGTTCACCCAGTCGGCCGGCTGA
- a CDS encoding glycoside hydrolase family 57 protein: protein MVANGALALVLHAHLPYVRGAAPQSLEEDWFFQALIECYLPLLSTLESAAADPQQQAQLTMGLSPTLLSLLADSTLRNRFPAWVEARLNLLKEAPDDRQEAAEDLRLSFEKHLKSWKGCEGDLIGRFAALQRQGVLDLLTCGATHGYLPLLREHPETVRAQLRTAVREHHRLIGERPLGIWLPECAYYEGLDRWMRDAGLRYAVLDGHGLLHAEPRPRYGVYAPIVSQRGVAFFGRDSDATLPVWSARDGYPGDPLYREFHRDLGWDLPAEQIEAHGLPSGRPLGLKLHRVSSQSRGLDGKCPYEPEKARNRTREHAKHFLQGRREQLDRLQAGMTTEPLLVAPFDAELFGHWWFEGPDFLQELFRQGPAEGVRFTSLRGILATSPNLQLCAPCPSSWGRGGFHDYWLNETNAWIIPEWSRAGRAMVERCSRGVGSEADLRLLHQAGRELLLAQSSDWSFILRAGTTTELAKERIERHLERFWRLMAAIDRREDLPEQWLDDVEAEDALFPLIQPADWVNIGD, encoded by the coding sequence ATGGTGGCCAACGGAGCTCTCGCGCTCGTTCTCCACGCCCACCTGCCTTACGTGCGCGGAGCTGCACCGCAGTCCCTGGAAGAGGACTGGTTCTTTCAGGCACTGATCGAGTGCTATCTGCCGCTTCTCAGCACCCTGGAATCGGCTGCTGCGGATCCGCAGCAACAGGCCCAGCTCACCATGGGGCTCTCACCCACCTTGCTGTCGCTTCTGGCCGACAGCACGTTGCGGAACCGCTTTCCTGCCTGGGTTGAAGCAAGGCTGAATCTTCTGAAGGAGGCACCCGACGATCGTCAGGAGGCTGCTGAAGACCTCCGCCTTTCGTTTGAGAAACACCTGAAGTCCTGGAAAGGCTGCGAAGGCGATCTGATCGGACGCTTCGCGGCTCTGCAGCGGCAGGGCGTTCTCGATCTCCTCACCTGCGGGGCCACCCACGGCTATCTGCCGCTGCTGCGGGAACACCCGGAAACCGTACGGGCCCAGCTGCGCACGGCTGTACGCGAACACCACCGCCTGATCGGCGAGCGACCGCTGGGAATCTGGCTGCCGGAATGCGCGTACTACGAAGGCCTGGATCGGTGGATGCGGGATGCCGGCCTGCGCTACGCGGTACTTGATGGCCATGGATTGCTCCATGCTGAGCCCCGTCCGCGCTACGGGGTCTATGCCCCGATTGTGAGTCAACGGGGCGTGGCATTTTTCGGACGCGACAGCGATGCCACCCTGCCGGTGTGGTCCGCCAGGGACGGCTACCCCGGAGATCCCCTGTATCGGGAATTCCACCGGGATCTGGGATGGGATCTGCCGGCAGAACAGATCGAGGCTCATGGCCTTCCTTCAGGACGTCCACTGGGGCTCAAGTTGCATCGGGTCAGCAGTCAAAGCAGAGGGCTCGACGGCAAATGCCCCTATGAGCCGGAGAAAGCACGCAACCGAACGCGTGAGCATGCCAAGCACTTTCTGCAGGGTCGGCGCGAACAGCTCGACCGGTTGCAGGCGGGCATGACCACCGAGCCTCTCCTGGTGGCACCTTTTGATGCCGAGCTATTCGGACACTGGTGGTTTGAAGGTCCTGACTTTCTGCAGGAGCTCTTCCGCCAGGGGCCTGCAGAGGGTGTGCGCTTCACAAGCCTGCGCGGGATCCTGGCGACCAGCCCGAACCTACAGCTGTGTGCACCGTGCCCATCCAGCTGGGGCCGAGGAGGGTTTCACGACTACTGGCTCAATGAAACCAATGCCTGGATCATCCCTGAGTGGAGCCGTGCCGGGCGGGCCATGGTTGAGCGTTGCAGCCGCGGCGTGGGCAGTGAGGCCGATCTGCGCCTGCTCCACCAGGCGGGCCGCGAGCTGCTGCTGGCGCAGTCATCCGACTGGAGCTTCATCCTGCGGGCCGGCACCACCACCGAACTCGCCAAAGAAAGGATCGAGCGCCACCTCGAGCGCTTCTGGCGGTTGATGGCCGCGATTGACCGACGTGAGGACCTGCCTGAGCAATGGCTGGATGATGTTGAAGCTGAAGATGCCCTCTTCCCTCTGATTCAGCCGGCCGACTGGGTGAACATCGGCGACTGA
- the trxA gene encoding thioredoxin — MSSAAAVTDASFEQDVLQSDVPVLVDFWAPWCGPCRMVAPIVDEISKEFEGKIKVFKLNTDENPNVASQFGIRSIPTLMVFKGGQKVDTVVGAVPKATLSGTIAKYL, encoded by the coding sequence ATGTCCAGCGCTGCCGCTGTTACCGACGCCTCATTTGAACAGGACGTCCTGCAAAGCGACGTTCCCGTGCTGGTGGATTTCTGGGCTCCCTGGTGTGGCCCTTGCCGGATGGTGGCTCCCATCGTTGACGAAATCTCCAAAGAATTCGAAGGCAAGATCAAGGTGTTCAAGCTGAACACCGACGAAAATCCCAACGTGGCCAGTCAATTCGGGATTCGAAGCATTCCAACCCTGATGGTGTTCAAAGGGGGCCAAAAAGTGGACACGGTTGTGGGAGCCGTTCCCAAGGCAACCCTGTCTGGCACGATTGCAAAATATCTCTGA
- a CDS encoding CAAD domain-containing protein, which produces MMRLQVLQSMSSDSSSESKTPQIDITAAESEVQNETAPQASEPVQTAASEAAVTEQPEETKRAPEPLTPSIVERVSVPETPSLSDADDEGGEWEVLSTKVKEWIEDRDLADQLQRLRQPLLIAAGLVLFILVLRIYGGILAAIATVPLAPRIFELIGVIYATWFATTRLVLSEERRKISAGLGDLWRTVRGGKPEQSS; this is translated from the coding sequence ATGATGCGCCTTCAGGTTTTGCAGTCGATGTCGTCTGACTCATCCTCCGAATCGAAGACCCCTCAGATCGACATCACCGCAGCAGAGAGCGAGGTGCAGAACGAGACTGCACCACAAGCCTCTGAGCCCGTGCAAACTGCAGCATCAGAAGCTGCGGTGACGGAGCAGCCTGAAGAAACAAAGCGAGCACCGGAGCCGCTCACTCCCTCGATCGTCGAGAGAGTGAGCGTTCCTGAAACGCCTTCCCTCAGCGACGCCGACGATGAAGGTGGTGAATGGGAAGTCCTCAGCACCAAAGTCAAGGAATGGATCGAAGATCGCGACCTTGCTGATCAACTACAGCGCCTGCGTCAGCCACTACTGATTGCGGCTGGACTGGTTCTATTCATTCTCGTTTTAAGAATTTATGGTGGGATCTTGGCAGCCATTGCCACCGTGCCACTTGCGCCCAGGATTTTCGAACTGATCGGCGTCATTTACGCCACTTGGTTCGCGACAACACGCTTAGTCCTCAGCGAGGAGAGGCGCAAAATCAGCGCAGGGCTCGGCGATCTGTGGAGGACCGTCCGCGGCGGCAAGCCCGAACAAAGCTCTTAG
- a CDS encoding GuaB3 family IMP dehydrogenase-related protein has protein sequence MDIQLGRSKAVRRAYGIDEIALVPGGRTVDPEVTDTRWILGGIEREIPIIASAMDGVVDVEMAVQLSKLGALGVLNLEGVQTRYEDPNDALDRIASVGKESFVPLMQELYSKPVQEHLIRKRIQDIKANGGIAAVSGTPVAAMRFGKAIAEAGADLFFVQATVVSTQHIGPQGQDTLDLEVLCRDMGVPVVIGNCVTYDVALQLMRAGAAGVMVGIGPGAACTSRGVLGVGIPQATAVADCAAARADYERESGRYVPIIADGGIVTGGDICKCIACGADAVMIGSPIARAEEAPGRGFHWGMATPSPVLPRGTRINVGSTGSLERILRGPAKLDDGTHNLLGCLKTSMGTLGAQTIRDMQQVEVVIAPSLLTEGKVYQKAQQLGMGK, from the coding sequence GTGGACATTCAGCTCGGACGCTCCAAGGCTGTACGTCGGGCCTATGGCATCGACGAAATCGCCCTGGTTCCGGGCGGTCGGACCGTAGATCCCGAGGTGACCGATACCCGATGGATCCTTGGCGGCATCGAACGGGAGATCCCGATCATCGCCAGCGCAATGGACGGCGTGGTTGATGTGGAGATGGCTGTCCAGTTATCCAAATTGGGTGCCCTCGGCGTCCTCAATCTCGAGGGTGTTCAGACCCGTTATGAGGATCCCAACGATGCGCTCGACCGCATCGCGTCCGTTGGGAAAGAGTCCTTCGTGCCTCTCATGCAGGAGCTGTACAGCAAACCTGTACAAGAGCATCTAATCCGCAAACGCATCCAAGACATCAAGGCCAACGGTGGCATCGCCGCCGTCAGCGGCACTCCTGTTGCCGCCATGCGCTTCGGCAAGGCCATCGCTGAAGCAGGGGCCGACCTGTTTTTTGTTCAAGCCACCGTCGTATCGACCCAGCACATCGGCCCACAAGGACAAGACACCCTCGACCTTGAGGTCCTCTGCCGGGACATGGGAGTCCCCGTCGTGATCGGCAACTGCGTCACTTATGACGTGGCCCTGCAACTGATGCGCGCAGGCGCCGCCGGCGTGATGGTGGGAATTGGCCCTGGCGCAGCCTGCACATCGCGCGGGGTTCTTGGTGTCGGCATCCCCCAGGCGACCGCTGTGGCCGACTGCGCCGCCGCCCGAGCCGACTACGAACGGGAAAGTGGTCGGTACGTTCCGATCATTGCCGATGGCGGCATCGTCACCGGCGGCGACATCTGCAAATGCATCGCCTGTGGCGCCGATGCCGTGATGATTGGCTCACCGATCGCTCGTGCTGAGGAAGCACCCGGGAGAGGTTTCCACTGGGGCATGGCGACTCCGAGCCCAGTCCTTCCCCGCGGTACCCGCATCAACGTGGGCAGTACCGGCAGCCTGGAGCGGATCCTGCGGGGTCCTGCAAAACTTGACGATGGCACTCACAACTTGCTGGGGTGCCTCAAAACCTCGATGGGAACGCTCGGAGCTCAAACCATCCGCGACATGCAACAAGTGGAGGTGGTCATTGCCCCCTCCCTCCTGACGGAAGGCAAGGTTTACCAAAAAGCCCAGCAACTCGGCATGGGCAAATAG
- the gyrA gene encoding DNA gyrase subunit A, giving the protein MADPLGPSGGGPGDSDDRIIQTDLRNEMSRSYLEYAMSVIVGRALPDARDGLKPVHRRILYAMYELGLTSDRPYRKCARVVGEVLGKYHPHGDTAVYDALVRMAQDFSMSMPLIDGHGNFGSVDNDPPAAMRYTESRLKALTTDSLLEDIEAETVDYVDNFDGSQQEPTVLPSRIPQLLLNGSAGIAVGMATNIPPHNLGELIAGLLALIENPELSDQELMALIPGPDFPTGGQILGRTGIKETYLSGRGSVTMRGVAAIETLEVPGRPDRDAVIITALPYQTNKAAMIERIAEMVNDKKLEGISDIRDESDRDGMRIVVELRRDAYPQVVLNNLYKLTPLQSNFSAHMLALVNGEPILLTLRKMLEVFLDFRVETIERRTRYLLRKAEERDHILLGLLLALDQLDPIIALIRAAPDTATARVQLQERHGLSEVQADAILQMQLRRLTALEADKIRLEHEDLVTKIADYKDILGRRERVFGIIQDELAQLRDRHAIPRRTEILDLGGGLDDIDLIANERSVVLLTETGYLKRMPVSEFEATSRGTRGKAGTRSQGEEAVKLFIGCNDHDTLLLFSDRGVSYALPAYRVPQCSRTAKGTPVVQLLPIPREEMITSLLAVSEFNDDTDLLMLTQGGFIKRTRLSAFSNIRSNGLIAIGLEEGDALTWVRLAVSGDSVLIGSRAGMTIHFRLSDDELRPLGRTARGVRSMNLRDGDALVSMDVLPVELADRVAQSGDDDSDDDEAGAASDGPWVLVASASGLGKRVPVTQFRLQKRAGMGLRAMKFRTDADALVGLRVLGAGEEVLLVSEKGVIVRTSADAIPQQSRAATGVRLQRLDKGDRLSEVVMVPPEAESDDATEGEGEEVTAETAVSAEPQDS; this is encoded by the coding sequence ATGGCGGATCCATTGGGGCCCAGTGGTGGTGGTCCCGGAGATTCGGACGATCGGATCATCCAGACGGATCTGCGCAACGAGATGTCGCGCTCGTACCTCGAGTACGCGATGAGCGTGATCGTGGGCAGGGCTTTGCCCGATGCTCGCGATGGTCTCAAACCCGTGCATCGGCGCATTCTCTATGCGATGTACGAGCTTGGCCTCACCAGTGATCGGCCCTATCGAAAGTGTGCGCGTGTGGTGGGTGAGGTGCTCGGTAAGTACCACCCCCACGGCGACACCGCCGTCTACGACGCCCTGGTGCGGATGGCCCAGGACTTCTCCATGTCGATGCCCCTGATCGACGGCCATGGCAATTTCGGGTCGGTGGACAACGATCCGCCGGCGGCCATGCGTTACACGGAATCGCGGCTGAAGGCACTCACCACCGACAGCCTGCTGGAAGACATCGAGGCGGAGACGGTCGATTACGTCGACAACTTCGATGGCTCTCAGCAAGAGCCCACGGTGTTGCCGTCGCGGATACCTCAGCTGTTGCTGAATGGGTCTGCCGGCATCGCTGTGGGGATGGCCACCAACATCCCTCCTCACAACCTGGGGGAGTTAATCGCCGGCTTGCTCGCACTGATCGAGAACCCCGAACTCAGTGATCAGGAGTTGATGGCTCTGATCCCCGGGCCGGACTTTCCGACGGGGGGGCAGATCCTTGGACGTACAGGCATCAAGGAGACCTATCTGAGCGGGCGGGGGTCCGTGACGATGCGCGGTGTGGCAGCGATCGAGACCCTTGAGGTTCCTGGTCGCCCCGACCGTGATGCTGTGATCATCACAGCGCTGCCTTACCAGACCAACAAGGCGGCGATGATTGAGCGCATCGCCGAGATGGTGAACGATAAAAAGCTTGAGGGAATCTCGGATATCCGCGATGAGAGCGACCGCGATGGCATGCGCATCGTTGTGGAGCTGCGCAGGGATGCCTATCCCCAGGTGGTGCTGAACAACCTCTACAAACTCACCCCACTGCAGAGCAATTTCAGCGCGCACATGCTGGCGCTGGTGAACGGCGAACCAATCCTGCTCACCTTGCGCAAGATGCTCGAGGTGTTCCTCGACTTCCGGGTCGAGACCATCGAACGGCGCACCCGTTATCTCCTGCGCAAGGCCGAGGAGCGCGACCACATCCTGCTGGGCTTGCTGCTGGCCCTTGATCAGCTCGACCCGATCATTGCCTTGATCCGGGCTGCTCCCGATACGGCCACGGCACGCGTTCAATTACAGGAGCGCCATGGCTTGTCTGAGGTGCAGGCGGACGCGATTCTGCAGATGCAGCTGCGGCGCCTTACCGCCTTGGAGGCGGACAAGATCCGGCTGGAGCATGAGGACCTAGTTACCAAGATTGCTGATTACAAGGACATCCTTGGCCGGCGCGAGCGGGTGTTCGGAATCATTCAGGACGAGCTGGCTCAGTTGCGCGACCGCCATGCCATTCCCCGGCGTACTGAAATTCTCGATCTCGGGGGCGGTCTGGATGACATCGACCTGATCGCCAATGAGCGCTCCGTGGTGCTGCTCACCGAAACCGGTTACCTCAAGCGCATGCCGGTGAGCGAGTTCGAAGCCACCAGTCGTGGCACCCGCGGCAAGGCCGGCACGCGTAGCCAGGGAGAGGAGGCCGTGAAGTTGTTCATCGGCTGCAACGACCACGACACCCTGCTGCTGTTCAGTGATCGGGGAGTGTCCTACGCCCTGCCGGCGTATCGGGTGCCTCAATGCAGCCGCACCGCCAAGGGGACGCCGGTTGTGCAGTTGCTGCCCATTCCGCGCGAGGAGATGATCACCTCGCTGCTGGCGGTGTCTGAGTTCAACGACGACACGGATCTGCTGATGCTCACCCAGGGAGGCTTCATCAAGCGCACGCGCCTGTCGGCCTTCAGCAATATCCGCTCCAACGGTTTGATCGCGATCGGACTGGAGGAGGGAGATGCCCTCACTTGGGTGCGTCTTGCGGTGTCAGGCGACAGCGTGCTGATCGGTTCGCGGGCCGGCATGACCATTCACTTCCGCCTCAGTGATGATGAGCTCCGGCCTCTCGGACGCACGGCTCGTGGTGTGCGGTCCATGAATCTGCGCGACGGTGATGCCTTGGTGAGCATGGATGTGTTGCCCGTGGAGCTGGCCGATCGGGTGGCCCAGAGCGGCGATGACGACTCAGACGATGACGAGGCCGGCGCGGCTAGCGATGGCCCCTGGGTGCTGGTGGCCTCAGCCTCCGGTCTGGGTAAGCGCGTGCCGGTCACCCAGTTCCGTCTGCAGAAGCGGGCGGGCATGGGCCTGCGGGCGATGAAGTTCCGCACCGACGCTGATGCCCTAGTGGGTCTGCGCGTGCTCGGCGCCGGCGAAGAAGTGTTGCTGGTCAGCGAAAAGGGCGTGATTGTGCGCACCAGCGCAGATGCCATTCCTCAGCAGTCACGGGCGGCCACGGGTGTGCGCCTGCAGCGTTTGGATAAGGGCGATCGCCTTTCAGAGGTGGTGATGGTGCCGCCTGAAGCTGAGTCAGATGATGCGACTGAAGGTGAAGGCGAGGAGGTGACTGCTGAGACGGCCGTCAGCGCAGAACCCCAGGACAGCTGA
- a CDS encoding 2-isopropylmalate synthase: protein MAHDPGRVLIFDTTLRDGEQSPGASLNLEEKLAIAQQLARLGVDVIEAGFPFASPGDFAAVQRIAQQVGGEQGPIICGLARASRGDIKACADAVAPAPRRRIHTFIATSDIHLEHKLRKSRQEVLAIVPEMVAYARSLVDDVEFSCEDAGRSDPEFLYEVIEAAIAAGASTINIPDTVGYTTPAEFGALIAGIDQHVPNIADAVLSVHGHNDLGLAVANFLEAVKNGARQLECTINGIGERAGNAALEELVMALHVRRRYFNPFFGREDDSPTPLTGVRTEEITKTSRLVSNLTGMVVQPNKAIVGANAFAHESGIHQDGVLKNRLTYEIVDARTVGLTDNRISLGKLSGRSAVRARLEELGYDLSREDLDDAFARFKELADRKRDITDRDLEAIVSEQVQQPDARYQLTSVQVSCGSNLQPTATVTLLDEEGQEQSEAAIGTGPVDAVCRALNALAGEPNELVEFSVKSVTEGIDAMGEVTIRLRRDGQLFSGHAADTDVVVAAAQAFVNALNRLVAGSLNPALHPQRDATPLDASPTL, encoded by the coding sequence ATGGCCCATGATCCAGGCCGCGTTCTGATCTTCGACACCACCCTCAGGGATGGTGAGCAGTCGCCGGGAGCCAGCCTCAACCTCGAGGAAAAGCTGGCCATTGCCCAACAACTGGCACGTCTCGGCGTTGATGTCATCGAAGCGGGCTTCCCATTTGCCAGCCCCGGGGATTTCGCCGCCGTGCAGCGGATTGCCCAGCAGGTGGGTGGTGAGCAGGGCCCGATTATCTGCGGTCTTGCCCGGGCGTCCCGCGGGGACATTAAGGCTTGCGCTGATGCGGTGGCCCCAGCCCCCCGCCGCCGCATTCACACGTTCATCGCCACAAGCGACATTCACCTTGAGCACAAATTGCGCAAGAGCCGCCAGGAGGTGTTGGCGATCGTGCCCGAGATGGTGGCCTATGCCCGCTCGCTCGTCGACGACGTGGAATTCTCCTGTGAGGATGCTGGCCGAAGTGATCCCGAATTCCTCTACGAGGTGATCGAAGCTGCCATCGCTGCCGGCGCTAGCACTATCAACATCCCTGACACCGTTGGCTACACGACGCCGGCCGAGTTCGGCGCCTTGATCGCGGGCATCGACCAGCACGTGCCCAACATCGCTGATGCCGTGCTCTCCGTCCATGGCCACAACGATCTCGGTTTGGCTGTGGCCAACTTTCTTGAGGCCGTGAAAAACGGTGCCCGCCAGTTGGAGTGCACCATCAATGGCATCGGCGAGAGAGCTGGTAACGCGGCCCTTGAAGAGCTGGTGATGGCGTTGCACGTACGCCGCCGGTACTTCAATCCCTTCTTTGGCCGAGAGGACGATTCACCCACTCCCCTGACTGGTGTGAGGACCGAGGAGATCACGAAAACGTCGCGTTTGGTCTCCAATCTCACCGGCATGGTGGTGCAGCCCAACAAGGCGATCGTGGGTGCCAATGCCTTTGCCCATGAATCGGGCATTCACCAAGACGGTGTTCTCAAAAACCGTCTCACCTACGAGATCGTCGATGCCCGCACGGTCGGTCTCACGGACAACAGGATTTCCCTCGGCAAGCTGAGCGGCCGCAGTGCGGTGCGTGCCCGTCTCGAGGAGCTCGGCTACGACCTCAGCCGTGAAGACCTTGACGATGCGTTCGCCCGGTTCAAGGAGTTGGCGGATCGCAAGCGCGATATCACCGATCGCGATCTCGAAGCCATCGTGAGCGAGCAGGTTCAGCAACCCGACGCCCGCTATCAGCTCACGTCTGTGCAGGTGAGCTGCGGCAGCAACCTGCAGCCCACGGCCACCGTGACCCTGCTGGATGAAGAGGGTCAAGAACAGAGTGAGGCGGCGATTGGTACAGGCCCTGTGGATGCCGTGTGCCGTGCCCTCAATGCACTGGCCGGGGAACCGAACGAGCTGGTGGAGTTTTCGGTGAAGTCCGTCACAGAGGGCATTGATGCCATGGGTGAGGTCACGATCCGGTTGCGACGCGACGGGCAGCTCTTTTCCGGCCATGCTGCCGACACTGATGTGGTGGTGGCTGCCGCTCAGGCCTTCGTGAATGCCCTGAATCGCTTGGTGGCCGGTTCCTTGAACCCGGCCCTTCATCCCCAGCGGGATGCCACGCCTTTGGATGCCAGCCCCACCCTCTGA